A genomic window from Luteolibacter sp. LG18 includes:
- a CDS encoding PQQ-dependent sugar dehydrogenase, translating to MPFARAILIGFFGLLCSPLAKSAAVDDTAVVQYGQKVLIPVLANDTGYRKPAAVSIVNAPAYGTATVDASGRILYSHVTGTPTKDTFRYAVKRSGTLTYQANVTITLSGGLRIENPALGMPVEPPPTAYSLTNAFGSLVFKNPVCMASPPADKKRLFVCEKAGVIKVIPDVTARAPTSKVFLDLNAALAPGEKIETTNEMGLLGLAFHPKHATNRYFYIFYSVKVGEVFYERLARFTAKATDPNVADPASQFILINQLDHANEHNGGCLHFGADGYLYFSAGDEGNQGDFYNNSQKITGSFFSGILRIDVDKKPGNLAPSPHAALPLDNGAARFAVPVDNPWVHTSLGGTWDGMFAGASIPDLSTVRTEFWAIGLRNPWRFSIDRVTGEIWCGDVGGALMEEVNVITKGGNYGWAFREATLDGPKIAQAPAGFSSIPPLYSYSHNNSASAIVGGVVYRGTKVSSLYGKYIFGDYSTGSIWALERNGGEPPIVKRIAGEYLLSAFGTDPSNGDVLLANLATGRLHRLTATTGTGTFPQTLSATGLFADLATLSPAPGLLPYDVNLPFWSDHAVKRRWFTIPKGTTIGWSQDNPWSIPAGTFWVKHFEMEMARGNAATRKRLETRVLVRNGTGIYGVSYRWNDAGTEATLVPDEGVDFDLNITENGTPIVQRWHIPGRSECMNCHSVNGGFALGFDTRQLNLDGAIHDHIGNQLTLLANAGYFTETLPSPNMLPRHLRPDETQFPLEGRVRSYLAVNCSYCHRNNAIPTANWDGRASLTLDETGLIGGQPFNPGSDPLNRLIVPGDTGRSVLFKHLLATDGFSRMPPLATSELNQASIDLVSEWINQDLPSRQNYASWRLASFGSATSARGEATADPDSDGQSNRDEYLTGTSPTHPNAQPAPTLKITGNQAALSFDLPSNRSFQIQTSPDLKTWHPWNIPGNGGLPTKAGTATLSGPIDPGDRHFFRVIIREN from the coding sequence ATGCCTTTTGCCCGTGCCATCCTAATCGGTTTCTTCGGCCTGCTTTGCTCCCCCCTCGCGAAATCCGCGGCGGTGGATGACACCGCCGTGGTTCAATACGGCCAGAAAGTGCTGATCCCGGTGCTCGCCAACGACACCGGTTACCGGAAGCCCGCCGCCGTTTCGATCGTCAATGCCCCCGCCTATGGGACCGCCACCGTCGATGCCTCGGGCCGGATCCTCTACTCCCACGTCACCGGCACCCCGACCAAGGACACCTTCCGCTATGCGGTCAAGCGCTCCGGTACCCTCACCTACCAGGCGAACGTCACGATCACCCTGAGCGGCGGGCTGCGGATCGAAAATCCGGCGCTGGGCATGCCTGTGGAGCCTCCCCCGACCGCCTATTCCCTGACCAATGCCTTCGGCTCTCTGGTCTTCAAGAATCCGGTGTGCATGGCATCGCCACCCGCGGACAAGAAGCGCCTCTTCGTCTGCGAAAAGGCCGGAGTGATCAAGGTGATCCCGGACGTCACCGCGAGGGCCCCCACCAGCAAGGTATTCCTCGACCTCAATGCGGCCCTGGCCCCCGGGGAGAAGATCGAGACCACCAACGAGATGGGCCTTCTCGGCCTCGCCTTCCACCCGAAGCACGCCACGAACCGTTACTTCTACATCTTCTATTCGGTGAAAGTCGGTGAGGTGTTTTACGAGCGTCTCGCCCGCTTCACCGCGAAGGCCACCGATCCGAATGTGGCCGATCCCGCGTCCCAGTTCATCCTCATCAACCAGCTCGATCACGCCAACGAGCACAATGGTGGGTGCCTCCACTTCGGGGCCGACGGCTATCTCTATTTCTCCGCCGGTGACGAGGGCAACCAGGGCGATTTCTACAACAACTCGCAGAAGATCACCGGCTCGTTCTTCTCCGGCATCCTGCGCATCGACGTCGACAAGAAGCCCGGCAACCTCGCTCCCAGCCCGCACGCCGCGCTGCCGCTGGACAACGGGGCCGCCCGCTTCGCCGTGCCGGTGGACAACCCGTGGGTTCATACCTCGCTGGGTGGCACCTGGGACGGCATGTTTGCCGGAGCCAGTATCCCGGACCTTTCCACCGTGCGCACCGAGTTTTGGGCGATCGGCCTGCGGAACCCATGGCGATTTTCGATCGACCGCGTGACCGGTGAAATCTGGTGCGGCGATGTCGGTGGCGCACTGATGGAGGAGGTCAATGTCATCACCAAGGGCGGCAACTACGGCTGGGCGTTCCGCGAGGCCACGCTCGATGGCCCCAAGATCGCCCAAGCCCCGGCGGGGTTCAGCTCGATCCCTCCGCTTTACAGCTATTCCCACAACAACTCGGCGAGCGCGATCGTCGGCGGAGTCGTCTACCGCGGCACGAAGGTCTCCTCGCTCTACGGGAAATACATCTTCGGCGATTACAGCACCGGCAGCATCTGGGCGCTTGAACGCAATGGCGGAGAACCGCCAATCGTGAAGCGCATCGCCGGTGAATACCTGCTTTCCGCCTTCGGCACCGATCCCTCGAATGGCGACGTGCTGCTCGCGAACCTCGCCACCGGCCGACTCCACCGTCTGACCGCGACCACCGGCACCGGCACCTTTCCCCAAACCCTCTCCGCCACCGGCCTCTTCGCCGATCTCGCCACGCTTTCCCCGGCCCCCGGCCTGCTGCCCTACGACGTGAACCTTCCCTTCTGGAGCGATCACGCGGTGAAACGGCGCTGGTTCACCATCCCGAAGGGCACCACCATCGGCTGGTCCCAGGACAATCCGTGGAGCATTCCCGCCGGGACCTTCTGGGTGAAGCATTTCGAGATGGAAATGGCCCGCGGAAACGCGGCCACACGCAAGCGCCTGGAAACCCGCGTGCTGGTCCGGAACGGCACCGGCATCTACGGGGTGAGCTACCGCTGGAACGACGCGGGTACCGAGGCCACGCTCGTTCCCGATGAAGGCGTCGATTTCGACCTGAACATCACCGAGAACGGCACCCCGATCGTCCAACGCTGGCATATCCCGGGCCGCTCGGAGTGCATGAACTGCCACAGCGTGAACGGCGGCTTCGCGCTCGGGTTCGATACCCGCCAATTGAATCTGGACGGAGCCATCCACGACCACATCGGCAACCAGCTCACGCTGCTCGCCAACGCCGGCTACTTCACCGAAACGCTGCCGTCCCCGAACATGCTGCCGCGCCACCTGAGGCCCGACGAAACCCAATTCCCGCTGGAGGGCCGGGTCCGCTCCTACCTCGCGGTGAATTGCTCCTATTGCCATCGTAACAACGCCATTCCCACCGCGAACTGGGACGGGCGCGCGTCCCTGACTCTCGATGAAACCGGACTCATCGGCGGCCAGCCGTTCAATCCCGGCAGCGATCCGCTGAACCGCCTGATCGTCCCCGGCGACACCGGGCGCTCCGTGCTCTTCAAGCACCTCCTCGCCACCGATGGATTCAGCCGCATGCCTCCCCTCGCCACCAGCGAGCTGAACCAGGCCTCCATCGATCTGGTCAGCGAATGGATCAACCAGGATCTCCCCAGCCGACAGAACTACGCGAGTTGGCGCCTCGCGAGCTTCGGGTCCGCCACTTCCGCACGCGGCGAAGCGACCGCCGATCCGGACAGCGATGGACAAAGCAACCGGGACGAGTATCTCACCGGCACCTCTCCAACGCACCCCAACGCCCAGCCCGCGCCCACCCTGAAGATCACAGGCAACCAGGCCGCGCTGAGTTTCGATCTGCCCTCGAACCGTTCGTTCCAGATTCAAACCTCGCCCGATTTGAAAACGTGGCACCCTTGGAATATCCCCGGCAACGGCGGCCTGCCCACCAAGGCCGGCACCGCCACTCTCAGCGGCCCCATCGATCCCGGTGACCGCCATTTCTTCCGCGTGATCATCCGGGAGAACTGA